One stretch of Pigmentiphaga aceris DNA includes these proteins:
- a CDS encoding N-acyl-D-amino-acid deacylase family protein has protein sequence MDLIIEGGTVIDGSGGPRVRADVGIVDGVIVAIGDLYDAPAHQRHDASGRIVAPGFIDAHTHDDRLLLQTAPGPHPKLSQGVTTVITGNCGVSLAPLRLDGVAPPAPLDLLGRDDWHFDRFSDYLDALDAYGPAVNAACLVGHSTLRVRHVADLGRDATAEECARMAADLDAALDAGALGMSTGLYYPPAQAASTDEVIAVGRPLTQHRGIVAMHLRDEGDAIDDALREGFLIGRSLEVETVLSHHKLIGKRNHGRSIDTLNMVEQAAAQQSLCMDCYPYHASSTMLIASRVGQSSQVLVTWSEADPSAAGRSLFDLAKERGVAPEALVAQLSPAGAIYFAMDEDDVSRILAHPLTMVGSDGLAHDKVPHPRLWGTFPRVLGHYARERRLFSLETAVHKMTGLTARRFGLHNRGLLQAGHAADLVVFDAATVADRATFEDPTQLSAGIDAVFVNGTLACQAGQVVNAHAGRVLRRGDRAAGQGVQ, from the coding sequence ATGGACCTCATCATTGAAGGCGGCACCGTCATCGACGGCAGCGGCGGCCCGCGCGTGCGTGCAGATGTCGGCATTGTTGATGGCGTGATCGTTGCCATCGGCGACCTGTACGACGCACCCGCCCACCAGCGCCACGACGCCAGCGGCCGCATCGTTGCACCGGGTTTCATCGACGCCCACACCCACGACGACCGCCTGTTGTTGCAGACTGCGCCAGGCCCACACCCCAAGCTGAGCCAGGGCGTGACCACCGTGATCACCGGCAACTGCGGCGTAAGCCTCGCACCCTTGCGCCTGGACGGCGTAGCACCGCCCGCACCGCTTGACCTGCTGGGCCGCGACGACTGGCATTTCGACCGCTTCAGCGACTATCTGGATGCACTCGATGCCTACGGCCCCGCCGTCAACGCCGCGTGTCTGGTCGGTCATTCCACCCTGCGTGTGCGCCACGTGGCCGACCTGGGCCGCGATGCCACGGCTGAAGAATGTGCACGCATGGCGGCCGATCTGGATGCGGCCCTGGATGCTGGTGCGCTGGGCATGTCGACCGGCCTGTACTACCCGCCGGCGCAAGCCGCCAGCACCGACGAAGTGATTGCCGTGGGCAGACCGTTGACGCAGCATCGCGGCATTGTCGCGATGCATCTGCGTGATGAAGGTGACGCCATCGACGACGCACTGCGCGAAGGTTTTCTGATCGGACGCAGCCTGGAGGTGGAAACTGTACTGTCGCATCACAAGCTGATCGGCAAACGCAATCACGGTCGCTCGATCGACACGCTGAACATGGTCGAACAAGCGGCCGCACAGCAGTCCTTGTGCATGGACTGCTATCCGTACCATGCGTCATCAACCATGTTGATTGCGTCGCGTGTGGGGCAGTCTTCGCAGGTGCTGGTCACCTGGTCCGAGGCCGATCCCAGCGCCGCAGGCCGGTCCTTGTTCGATCTGGCCAAAGAGCGTGGCGTTGCACCCGAAGCACTGGTCGCGCAGTTGTCCCCGGCCGGAGCCATCTACTTCGCGATGGACGAAGATGATGTCAGCCGCATTCTGGCTCACCCCTTGACCATGGTCGGTTCGGACGGCCTGGCGCATGACAAGGTGCCTCATCCACGCCTGTGGGGCACTTTCCCGCGCGTGCTGGGCCACTACGCACGTGAACGCCGTTTGTTCTCGTTGGAAACTGCCGTGCACAAGATGACCGGGCTGACCGCACGCCGCTTCGGCCTGCACAATCGGGGACTGCTGCAAGCCGGCCACGCCGCCGACCTGGTGGTGTTCGATGCCGCCACGGTGGCCGACCGCGCCACTTTTGAGGACCCGACGCAGCTGAGCGCCGGTATCGATGCCGTGTTCGTCAACGGCACCCTCGCCTGCCAGGCCGGACAGGTGGTGAATGCCCATGCGGGCCGGGTGTTGCGGCGTGGTGATCGGGCGGCGGGTCAGGGCGTACAGTAA
- a CDS encoding Bug family tripartite tricarboxylate transporter substrate binding protein encodes MTSRLSHPVNRRRFLQIAAASTAALALPSLARAAAYPDRPIRLVVPSAPGGSPDAICRILGEALGRAMGQAVIIDNKPGASGNIGMSDISRAAPDGYTLGYANVGTLSINRALFSKLPYDPDVLVPVSLLGFVQNALVVRKDLPASNVMELIALAKAKPGTLTIGSAGNGTTGHLGGELFKSLTKTEMVHVPYRGSAQAIQDLMGGQLDLMFDNLSSVAPHIKGDRVRVLGVSGAARNPLFPDIPTIAEAGVPGYETVAWGGVVAPPGTPATLVAQINDAINTQLQTPAVSKRYESLGFEVLIGPPSRLSELATKETPIWAEMVKRSGAKID; translated from the coding sequence ATGACTTCTCGCCTCAGCCACCCTGTGAACCGTCGTCGGTTCTTGCAGATCGCGGCCGCGTCCACCGCCGCGCTGGCGCTGCCCAGCCTTGCCCGGGCGGCGGCCTACCCGGATCGTCCCATCCGCCTGGTGGTGCCCTCGGCACCGGGCGGATCGCCCGATGCCATCTGTCGAATCCTGGGCGAAGCCTTGGGCCGAGCCATGGGGCAGGCAGTGATCATCGACAACAAACCCGGGGCAAGCGGCAACATCGGCATGAGCGACATCAGCCGGGCCGCACCCGATGGCTACACGCTGGGTTACGCCAACGTGGGCACGCTGTCCATCAATCGCGCGCTGTTCTCGAAGCTGCCTTACGACCCGGACGTGCTGGTGCCAGTGTCGCTGCTGGGCTTTGTGCAGAACGCGCTGGTGGTGCGCAAAGACCTGCCCGCCAGCAACGTGATGGAATTGATCGCATTGGCCAAGGCCAAGCCCGGCACCTTGACCATCGGATCGGCGGGCAACGGCACCACCGGACACCTGGGCGGCGAGCTGTTCAAAAGCCTGACCAAGACAGAAATGGTGCATGTGCCCTATCGCGGCAGCGCGCAGGCCATTCAGGACTTGATGGGCGGTCAGCTGGACTTGATGTTCGATAACCTGAGTTCAGTTGCCCCGCACATCAAGGGTGACCGCGTCCGCGTGCTGGGCGTGTCGGGGGCGGCCCGCAATCCGCTGTTCCCGGACATTCCCACCATTGCCGAGGCCGGTGTGCCAGGATATGAAACTGTAGCCTGGGGCGGTGTGGTGGCACCGCCCGGCACCCCTGCTACGCTGGTCGCACAGATCAACGATGCCATCAACACCCAGCTGCAAACCCCGGCGGTCAGCAAGCGCTACGAAAGCCTGGGGTTCGAAGTGCTGATCGGCCCGCCAAGCCGACTTTCCGAACTGGCGACAAAGGAGACACCGATATGGGCCGAGATGGTCAAACGTTCGGGCGCGAAGATCGATTGA
- a CDS encoding LysR substrate-binding domain-containing protein, producing MSRAPSTTSLLCLEASARLGSFTAAADELHMSQGAVSRQIQTLEQRLDVPLFTRRRESLVLTDAGRYYLDEVTPLLQRLARATANVMAFKWRGGDLSLSLGASVGAYWLIPRLPAFTQAHGEITLSLSTRVGPADFKAAIDASLEFGDGRRSDVHSDFVLALDLAPYAAPGWIAVHGKRVTNDTPRASLLHHHTLVDGWDHWFRFDGLAGNPGRDGPRFEIMSMALNAAVAGLGVALLPDYMVADHVAAGRLKRLSRRQFRYPQKGYYLVYPSASAGRPALQTFRHWLLQMAAVAQQAVEPGN from the coding sequence ATGTCCCGTGCCCCATCCACCACTTCATTGCTGTGCCTGGAAGCCAGTGCGCGGCTGGGGTCGTTCACCGCCGCGGCTGACGAATTGCACATGAGCCAGGGGGCCGTCAGCCGCCAGATCCAGACGCTGGAACAGCGATTGGACGTACCGCTTTTCACCCGGCGACGTGAATCGCTGGTGCTGACCGATGCCGGCCGTTATTACCTGGATGAGGTCACGCCGCTGTTGCAGCGCCTGGCGCGTGCCACGGCCAACGTCATGGCCTTCAAATGGCGCGGTGGCGACCTGAGCCTGTCGCTGGGGGCCTCCGTCGGTGCGTACTGGTTGATTCCCCGCCTGCCCGCATTCACCCAGGCGCATGGCGAAATCACCCTCAGCCTGAGCACACGGGTGGGTCCGGCCGATTTCAAGGCTGCCATCGACGCGTCGCTGGAATTCGGTGATGGCCGGCGCAGCGATGTGCACAGCGACTTCGTGCTGGCGCTGGACCTGGCACCTTACGCCGCGCCTGGCTGGATTGCCGTCCACGGCAAGCGGGTGACGAATGACACCCCGCGCGCCAGTCTGCTGCATCACCACACGCTGGTAGACGGCTGGGATCACTGGTTCCGCTTCGATGGCCTGGCAGGCAACCCCGGCCGCGACGGGCCTCGATTCGAGATCATGTCGATGGCCTTGAACGCTGCGGTCGCCGGGCTGGGTGTGGCCCTGCTGCCGGATTACATGGTGGCCGACCACGTGGCCGCCGGTCGCTTGAAGCGCCTGTCGCGCAGGCAATTCCGCTATCCGCAGAAAGGTTATTACCTGGTGTACCCATCCGCTTCGGCGGGTCGCCCCGCGCTGCAGACCTTCCGCCACTGGTTGCTGCAGATGGCGGCGGTGGCGCAGCAGGCGGTGGAGCCAGGCAACTGA
- a CDS encoding tripartite tricarboxylate transporter permease: MEILDNLALGMSTAMSFTNLAYCLLGVILGTAIGVLPGLGPTATIAMLLPATFGLPPVSALIMLSGIYYGAQYGGSTTAILVNLPGESSSVVTALDGYKMALKGQAGKALATAALASFFAGTVSTVVLALFAPPLAELALKFGPAEYFSLMVMGLVASVVLAHGSLLKAVGMVLFGLLLGLVGTDVNSGLPRYTFDIPEMADGINFVIVAMGVFGIGEIIRNLENESSRSLVASKVTGLWPNKQDFKDIAAPTVRGTLLGSALGILPGGGAMLASFAAYSLEKKVSKNAKQFGNGAIEGVAAPEAANNAGAQTSFIPMLTLGIPSNPVMALMIGALIIQGIQPGPAIMTEQPVLFWGIIASMWIGNFFLVVLNLPLVGLWAKLITVPYQLLYPAILVFCAIGVFSLNNSIFDVYLMAGFGLVGYILLKLDCEPAPMLLGFIIGPMLEEYMRRALLLSRGDYTVFVTRPISAVMLFVAVAALVVVLLPAVRNKRDEAFQED; encoded by the coding sequence ATGGAAATTCTCGACAATCTCGCGCTGGGCATGAGCACGGCGATGAGCTTCACCAATCTGGCTTACTGTCTGCTTGGTGTCATTCTGGGCACGGCAATCGGCGTGCTGCCAGGTCTGGGTCCGACCGCCACCATCGCCATGTTGCTGCCGGCAACCTTCGGCCTGCCCCCCGTGTCGGCGCTGATCATGCTGTCCGGCATCTATTACGGTGCGCAATACGGCGGGTCGACCACGGCCATTCTGGTCAATCTGCCGGGCGAGTCGTCGTCAGTGGTGACGGCGCTTGACGGCTACAAGATGGCGTTGAAGGGCCAGGCAGGCAAGGCACTTGCCACCGCCGCGCTGGCGTCGTTCTTCGCCGGTACCGTGTCCACCGTCGTGCTGGCACTGTTTGCCCCCCCGCTGGCTGAACTGGCGCTGAAGTTTGGCCCGGCCGAGTACTTCTCGCTGATGGTCATGGGCCTGGTCGCATCCGTGGTGCTTGCACACGGTTCCTTGCTGAAGGCTGTCGGCATGGTGCTGTTCGGCCTGCTGCTTGGCCTGGTCGGCACCGACGTGAACTCGGGTCTGCCGCGCTACACCTTCGACATTCCGGAAATGGCCGACGGCATCAACTTCGTGATCGTGGCGATGGGCGTGTTCGGCATTGGCGAAATCATCCGCAATCTGGAAAACGAATCGTCGCGCTCGCTGGTCGCCAGCAAGGTGACCGGACTCTGGCCGAACAAGCAGGACTTCAAGGACATCGCAGCACCGACCGTGCGCGGTACCTTGCTGGGCTCCGCACTGGGCATTCTGCCCGGCGGCGGCGCCATGCTGGCATCGTTTGCCGCGTATTCGCTGGAAAAGAAGGTTTCGAAGAACGCCAAGCAATTCGGCAACGGTGCCATCGAAGGCGTCGCCGCACCGGAAGCTGCCAACAATGCAGGCGCGCAAACCTCGTTCATCCCGATGCTGACGCTGGGCATTCCGTCCAACCCGGTGATGGCACTGATGATCGGTGCACTGATCATCCAGGGTATTCAACCCGGCCCGGCGATCATGACCGAACAGCCCGTGCTGTTCTGGGGGATCATCGCGTCGATGTGGATCGGCAACTTCTTCCTGGTGGTGCTGAACCTGCCGCTGGTGGGTCTGTGGGCCAAGCTCATCACCGTGCCGTACCAGCTGCTGTATCCGGCCATTCTGGTCTTCTGCGCGATCGGTGTGTTCAGCCTGAACAACAGCATCTTCGACGTCTACCTGATGGCTGGTTTCGGTCTGGTCGGCTACATCTTGTTGAAGCTCGATTGCGAACCGGCACCGATGCTGCTGGGCTTCATCATCGGCCCGATGCTTGAGGAATACATGCGTCGTGCGTTGCTGCTGTCCCGCGGCGACTACACCGTGTTCGTCACGCGTCCGATCAGCGCCGTCATGCTGTTCGTCGCGGTCGCCGCACTGGTGGTCGTGCTGCTGCCGGCAGTGCGCAACAAGCGCGACGAGGCATTCCAGGAAGACTAA
- a CDS encoding tripartite tricarboxylate transporter TctB family protein, whose amino-acid sequence MKLAFRSSKDLWSGLIFLVVGLAAVIIGQDYGMGTSNRMGPAYFPTVLGSLLAVIGLFTMARALVIGSEAVGQLAWKGMALVLGSVLLFAALAQNAGLLVALPLLVFVSAMGSSLFKPLPAALLAIGMTVFSSLIFVRGLGVPLRNIGAWFGG is encoded by the coding sequence ATGAAGCTCGCTTTTCGCAGCTCCAAGGATCTCTGGAGCGGATTGATATTCCTCGTGGTGGGCCTGGCTGCCGTCATCATCGGTCAGGACTACGGCATGGGTACGTCCAACCGCATGGGCCCGGCGTACTTCCCCACCGTGCTGGGCAGTTTGCTGGCAGTTATCGGCCTCTTCACGATGGCGCGTGCGCTGGTAATCGGCAGCGAAGCCGTCGGCCAGCTGGCCTGGAAAGGCATGGCACTGGTACTGGGCTCCGTGCTGTTGTTCGCAGCCTTGGCCCAAAACGCTGGCTTGCTCGTCGCCTTGCCGCTGCTGGTGTTTGTCAGCGCCATGGGCAGCTCGCTGTTCAAACCCTTGCCAGCCGCGTTGCTGGCCATCGGCATGACGGTGTTCAGCAGCCTGATCTTCGTCCGGGGTCTTGGGGTGCCGCTGCGCAATATCGGCGCCTGGTTCGGCGGCTGA
- a CDS encoding tripartite tricarboxylate transporter substrate binding protein BugD — protein MNKSITSLLAATMIVAAPTVYAADAYPTKPLTVIVPFAAGGPTDTVARLVAQAMTADLKQQVTVENVGGAGGTLGAGRVARAAPDGYTLLLHHIGQATAPSLYRKLPYKADEDFASIGLITDVPMTIVARKDFPAKDVTELLAYLKANKDKVTYANAGVGSASHLCGMLFMSALDTQLTTVPYKGTGPAMNDLLGGQVDIMCDQTTNTTSQIKSGAIKAYAVTTKTPVPSLPNLPTLDKSGLPGFEVAVWHAMYAPKGTPKPIIDRLAKSLQLALTDANVKQRFADLGTEPVAAERATPDALDKFVRADIAKWSPVIKKAGVYAD, from the coding sequence ATGAACAAAAGCATTACCAGTCTGCTGGCAGCGACCATGATCGTCGCAGCCCCGACCGTGTACGCGGCTGATGCGTATCCCACGAAGCCACTTACCGTCATCGTGCCGTTCGCGGCCGGCGGCCCGACCGACACCGTTGCACGCCTGGTGGCACAAGCCATGACGGCTGACCTGAAGCAGCAGGTCACGGTTGAAAACGTCGGCGGTGCCGGCGGCACGCTGGGCGCCGGACGCGTGGCACGTGCTGCCCCCGACGGCTACACACTGCTGCTGCATCACATCGGCCAGGCCACCGCGCCTTCGCTGTATCGCAAGCTGCCTTACAAGGCAGACGAAGATTTCGCGTCCATCGGCCTGATCACCGACGTGCCGATGACCATCGTGGCCCGTAAAGATTTCCCGGCCAAGGATGTGACCGAACTGCTGGCCTACCTGAAGGCCAACAAGGACAAGGTCACCTATGCCAATGCCGGCGTGGGCTCTGCCTCGCACCTGTGCGGCATGCTCTTCATGAGCGCACTGGACACCCAGCTGACCACCGTGCCGTACAAGGGCACCGGCCCGGCCATGAATGACCTGCTGGGCGGCCAGGTCGACATCATGTGCGACCAGACCACCAATACCACCAGCCAGATCAAGAGCGGCGCGATCAAGGCGTATGCGGTCACGACCAAAACGCCGGTGCCGTCCCTGCCCAACCTGCCCACGCTGGACAAGAGCGGTTTGCCGGGCTTCGAAGTCGCGGTGTGGCATGCCATGTATGCACCCAAAGGCACGCCCAAGCCGATCATCGACCGCCTGGCCAAGTCGCTGCAGCTCGCGCTGACCGATGCCAATGTCAAACAACGTTTTGCTGACCTTGGCACCGAGCCGGTGGCAGCAGAACGTGCAACACCGGATGCACTCGACAAGTTTGTTCGCGCAGACATTGCCAAGTGGAGCCCGGTGATCAAGAAAGCCGGCGTTTACGCCGACTGA
- a CDS encoding LemA family protein, protein MMQTMQRYGFQWRLALLMCVSAVLAGCGINNIPTYDEQVKSAWAQVENQYQRRADLIPNLVETVKGYAKQEQETLTAVIEARSKATSIQVDASILNDPAKLQQFDQAQQQLSGALSRLMVVSERYPDLKSNQNFLSLQAQLEGTENRISVARRDFITAVERYNTEIRTFPGSIWHKIMYSDLPVRENFKATAPQADQAPKVKF, encoded by the coding sequence ATGATGCAGACCATGCAGCGGTACGGATTTCAGTGGCGACTTGCCTTGTTGATGTGCGTAAGCGCCGTGCTCGCCGGCTGCGGCATCAACAATATCCCTACCTATGATGAACAGGTGAAGTCAGCCTGGGCGCAGGTGGAAAACCAATATCAGCGTCGTGCCGACCTGATCCCGAATCTGGTGGAAACCGTCAAGGGATACGCCAAGCAGGAACAGGAGACCCTGACGGCCGTGATCGAGGCGCGTTCTAAAGCGACGTCGATCCAGGTCGACGCCAGCATTCTCAACGACCCCGCCAAGCTGCAGCAGTTCGATCAGGCGCAGCAACAGTTGTCGGGCGCGCTCAGTCGCCTGATGGTGGTGTCGGAGCGCTACCCGGATCTGAAGTCGAACCAGAACTTCCTGTCCTTGCAGGCACAGCTTGAAGGCACGGAAAACCGCATTTCGGTCGCTCGCCGTGACTTCATTACGGCGGTGGAACGCTATAACACCGAGATTCGCACCTTCCCGGGCAGCATCTGGCACAAGATCATGTACAGCGACTTGCCGGTGCGCGAGAACTTCAAGGCCACCGCGCCGCAAGCGGACCAGGCCCCGAAAGTGAAGTTCTGA
- a CDS encoding TPM domain-containing protein — protein sequence MRTWGRLPSILLLSLSLGLGPFAVPALAQVVPAGDAPSLIEPPPSGTPAQRPASPQPGTQPSLPSSSQAGSQSGSPQAPPAAPQPSAGSATAKPGFPALTGRVVDGAGLLNAATIAQLTRDLAAHEADTSEQVVVVTVPSLNGMPIEDFGYQLGRQWGIGQKDKSNGALLIVARDERKLRIEVGYGLEGKLTDAQSSVILNQIITPAFRQNDYAGGISRGVAAIIEALNADPGEAPVRAPVDTGSNPLELFIGFMVLVFVVFVRFNPFRRKRTMGSMVLGAVTGGLLGGGRRGGFGGGGGFRGGGGGFGGGGASGGW from the coding sequence ATGCGCACCTGGGGCCGCCTGCCGTCGATCCTGCTGTTGTCTTTAAGCCTGGGGCTGGGGCCGTTTGCGGTGCCGGCCCTGGCCCAGGTCGTACCGGCCGGCGACGCGCCTTCCTTGATCGAACCGCCGCCGTCGGGAACCCCGGCGCAGCGGCCAGCCTCGCCACAGCCGGGTACCCAGCCTTCTTTGCCGTCCTCTTCGCAAGCAGGCTCGCAGTCTGGCTCGCCGCAAGCGCCACCAGCAGCTCCACAACCCTCAGCTGGGTCCGCAACTGCCAAACCCGGATTTCCCGCGCTGACGGGCAGGGTGGTGGATGGTGCCGGTTTGCTAAACGCCGCCACCATTGCGCAGTTGACGCGCGATCTTGCTGCGCATGAAGCCGACACGTCCGAGCAAGTGGTGGTGGTGACCGTGCCATCGCTGAACGGCATGCCGATCGAAGATTTCGGTTATCAGCTGGGTCGGCAATGGGGCATCGGGCAGAAAGACAAAAGCAATGGTGCCTTGCTGATCGTGGCCCGAGATGAGCGCAAGCTGCGCATCGAGGTCGGCTATGGCCTGGAAGGCAAGCTGACCGATGCGCAGTCGTCGGTCATTCTGAATCAGATCATCACGCCGGCCTTCCGGCAGAACGATTACGCAGGCGGCATCAGCCGAGGCGTGGCGGCGATCATCGAAGCGCTGAACGCCGACCCGGGCGAAGCGCCGGTGCGGGCACCGGTCGATACCGGCAGCAATCCGCTGGAGCTGTTCATCGGTTTCATGGTGCTGGTGTTCGTGGTCTTCGTGCGCTTCAACCCCTTCCGACGCAAGCGGACCATGGGCAGCATGGTGCTTGGCGCGGTCACTGGCGGCCTGCTGGGCGGTGGTCGTCGCGGCGGATTTGGGGGTGGCGGTGGATTCCGAGGCGGTGGCGGCGGTTTTGGGGGCGGTGGGGCATCGGGCGGCTGGTAG
- a CDS encoding TPM domain-containing protein, with amino-acid sequence MALLTESEIQQVSQAIARIERETDAEIVTVLAAQADDYTYIPLLWAALIALLLPGIINYHAGWLGQRDLLLTQWGGFAVLAFLFRIPAITTRLIPRRVRHWRAANLARRQFLEQGLHHTVGDTGVLIFVSEAERYVEILVDRGIGSRVDDTAWQPIIAVFTTQVRRGQTLQGFLTCIDSVGSVLAHHVPVTHVRNELPDRLVVLS; translated from the coding sequence ATGGCACTACTGACCGAAAGCGAAATTCAGCAGGTTTCCCAGGCCATTGCCCGCATCGAGCGTGAGACCGATGCGGAAATCGTCACCGTGCTGGCGGCGCAGGCCGATGACTACACCTATATTCCGCTGCTCTGGGCAGCGCTGATTGCCTTGCTGTTGCCCGGCATCATCAACTATCACGCAGGCTGGTTGGGCCAGCGCGATCTGTTGCTGACGCAGTGGGGCGGTTTTGCCGTCCTGGCTTTCCTATTCCGCATTCCGGCAATCACTACCCGGCTGATTCCGCGTCGTGTGCGTCACTGGCGTGCCGCCAACCTGGCGCGTCGGCAGTTTCTTGAACAAGGTCTGCATCACACGGTCGGTGACACCGGTGTGTTGATCTTCGTGTCCGAAGCCGAACGCTATGTCGAGATCCTGGTCGATCGGGGCATTGGCAGCCGGGTAGACGACACGGCCTGGCAGCCGATCATCGCGGTGTTCACCACCCAGGTGCGGCGCGGCCAGACCTTGCAGGGCTTCCTGACCTGCATCGACTCGGTGGGCAGTGTGCTGGCGCACCATGTGCCGGTTACGCACGTGCGCAACGAGTTGCCCGACCGCTTGGTCGTGTTGTCGTAG
- a CDS encoding TPM domain-containing protein: protein MGSFLHPRLMNQRAGIVTSGVVAIASRLGWCGLVIVLLSLWTALAQAQPQAPSAPRSVFPAFTGRVVDSARLLDATTAKRLDGVLAAHEAATSDQVVVVTVPSLGGMAIEDYGYQLGRAWGVGQRGKDNGVLLIVSRDDRKLRIEVGYGLEGKLTDAYAAAIINQTITPAFRSNDYAGGIERGAAAILEQLRTPQGGAAASRDTATREPILQRTQTVNYISEWVIGVVAVVFFGIVIVVFIAFHGHLFRPKAVKAKALMLGASAAGAAGKGRSNKRGASVSSNSGSSSSASSRSSSRSSSRSSSRSSSRSSRSRGGGGSFGGGGASGGW, encoded by the coding sequence ATGGGCTCATTCCTTCACCCAAGACTGATGAACCAGCGCGCCGGCATTGTTACCTCCGGCGTGGTCGCGATTGCATCGCGCCTGGGCTGGTGCGGCCTGGTCATCGTGCTGCTGTCGCTGTGGACAGCGCTGGCCCAGGCGCAACCGCAAGCGCCGTCCGCGCCCCGATCCGTCTTCCCCGCTTTCACGGGCCGGGTGGTCGACAGCGCCCGTTTGCTCGACGCGACGACCGCCAAGCGATTGGATGGCGTGCTGGCTGCCCATGAGGCGGCGACCAGCGATCAGGTGGTCGTGGTGACGGTGCCCTCGCTGGGTGGCATGGCCATCGAGGACTACGGATATCAGCTTGGCCGCGCGTGGGGCGTCGGGCAGCGCGGCAAGGACAATGGCGTGCTGCTGATCGTGTCGCGTGACGATCGCAAGCTGCGTATCGAGGTCGGTTATGGGCTGGAAGGCAAGCTGACCGACGCGTATGCCGCCGCCATCATCAACCAGACGATCACGCCGGCATTTCGTAGCAACGATTATGCGGGGGGCATCGAGCGCGGCGCGGCGGCCATCCTGGAGCAACTGCGTACGCCACAAGGTGGGGCAGCCGCGTCACGCGACACGGCTACCCGCGAACCCATCTTGCAGCGGACCCAGACGGTCAACTACATCAGCGAGTGGGTCATCGGCGTCGTTGCCGTGGTCTTCTTCGGCATTGTGATCGTGGTGTTCATCGCGTTTCACGGTCACCTGTTCCGCCCGAAAGCCGTGAAGGCCAAGGCGTTGATGTTGGGTGCCAGTGCAGCGGGGGCGGCGGGCAAAGGACGGTCCAACAAGCGCGGGGCGAGCGTCAGTTCAAACAGCGGTTCGAGCAGCAGTGCCAGCTCGCGGTCCAGTTCTCGTTCAAGCTCGCGCTCAAGTTCAAGATCCAGTTCAAGATCGAGCCGCAGTCGAGGCGGTGGCGGCAGCTTCGGTGGCGGTGGGGCATCGGGAGGCTGGTGA
- a CDS encoding thioredoxin family protein — protein MALTTGYPETSPSRDEVDAFAGPTVVDFGTDWCGFCRSAQPLIAEAFAGHEQVRHVKVEDGAGRALGRSYRVKLWPTLIFLDGGKEVARLVRPESAQAIKDALQQINPTA, from the coding sequence ATGGCGCTTACCACCGGCTATCCCGAAACCAGCCCGTCGCGTGACGAGGTCGATGCCTTCGCGGGCCCTACCGTGGTGGACTTCGGCACCGATTGGTGCGGCTTTTGCCGCTCTGCACAACCGCTGATTGCCGAGGCATTTGCAGGCCATGAGCAGGTGCGCCACGTGAAGGTGGAAGACGGCGCGGGACGTGCGTTGGGTCGAAGCTATCGTGTGAAATTGTGGCCAACGCTGATCTTCCTGGATGGCGGAAAAGAGGTGGCAAGGCTGGTGCGACCCGAGAGCGCACAGGCTATCAAAGACGCGCTGCAACAGATCAATCCGACGGCCTGA